TGTGGCTCTCGGTTTTCTTGGGCAGCAGCACGGCCTGGATGTTGGGCAGAACACCCCCCTGAGCGATGGTGACCCCTCCGAGCAGGCGGTTCAGCTCCTCATCGTTACGCACAGCGAGCTGCAGGTGCCGGGGGATGATGCGGGACTTCTTATTATCCCGGGCGGCGTTACCGGCCAACTCCAGGATCTCCGCAGTCAGGTACTTGAGCACTGCGGCCAGATAGACCGGGGCTCCGGCTCCCACACGTTGAGCATAATTACCCTTCCGAAGAAGTCTGTGCACACGGCCGACTGGAAACTGCAGCCCAGCCCGAGAAGAGCGAGTCTTGGCTTTAGCGCGCGCTTTCCCGCTCTGTTTGCCTCTTCCAGACATTTCTATTAATCTGACCACAGCTGTAACAGCAAAAGAAATAACAAACCcactgaccgttctgttctgactgacagattaaatctgtcagtggtgatattggataccgaggcttgagcctcattactccaagttctcttgttgagtgtattgtcgcactctttaggaagcttcttgatctgtgttacttgccacagttgagttggtttcacaggttcagcgctgtgatgggtcgtgggtagcggtcaaatgggtttgcagagatcgcagcaagcttcttgatcagcgggtttgagttctggtccagttccttgtagaatttcttgttgagcttctttagatgttcatctaacatctcgatacccagttccctatgaaggtctgctattcttgtaggaagtggagcgttggacgcaatccgcagcgccttgttctgtaatttttggagagatgatctttgatgttggtggcaaccactccacaccggggaggcgtatgtcattgtgggtctaatgatcgccttgatcacattgactttgctcttgatgggcatggtccttgtcttcagcagagggtacagtgctgccagcttggttgttgccttctgttgaatcttctcaatgtggtttctccagcttagtttgctatctaggattacacctaggtaagagctgtttggctcccatttgacagcctctccgttgagggtgattggcgggtgtgccttgatcctctttttggtaaacagtgtagctgtagtcttgctggagttcagtcctacttgccagtcgctgtaccatgttgatagcatgtctagtgctttctggatgttcttagctacttctttctctctgaaggactgggagatgactgccacatcgtctgcgtagagtgccagttgagtcttgtggaggtctgtggggatgtcattcatgaagaggttgaaaaggaaaggtcccaggactgatccctgtggcacgccagcgcggatggggcgtgttgttgagagctcttctcgcacagccacgtggaatgtgcgctcccgcaagtagcttgcagtcagcttaatcaggtagtttgggaatttcaggttgatcattttgtgcagtagtccttcatgccaaactctgtcaaacgctttggccacgtccaagaagacaactccagttgatttgtggatgttgaacccatggcttattatgtcaacgactcgcagcagctgatggttggttgagtggtccttccggaatccaaattgctcctttagtagaatgtttttaccagaggcaaagtggcggaggcgcgtaagaataactttctccaggagtttcgacagtccagagagcaggcttatcggacggtagtttgcaggatccctccgtggttttccaggctttggaaatacaatgaccttggcttccttccaggattgaggaaagtgctggagccgcatgcatgcattgaagatttctgtaaagcattccatggctgccggcggaagcttcttgatggccaggttggtaattccatcacttcctggtgctttgccatttgccagcttttctgcaagttgcgttatctcagtcctggtgcatccttcaagggtttccgcttcggtctctggtaggtgctcggtaagatgcctgttaactccttgctcaacttcccgtgctattttgctggcttggttaggcctaaaagttgtctccagtgtgtcagcgagaacctctgccttgtccttgttgctacatgccaggtgggtctggccctggataggtggattaggctccttcttcccggtcaggcgtcgggtcattctccaaacagagttgtcggattccttcagcttggctgctgcggcctcccacctctccccccggtgttggctgatttgctatcgcagtagtctggcaagtgagttgtactttaccagaaggtcaggtgtgcggaacttctgccactggcgtcgagccctgtttttctcagcaatcgcttgcttgatcccgctcggtaggtcgtagatggagcagcgtttgggcatctgttttgggacgctgtgctctattgcatgttggactgcggtagtaaaggtgttaacagcatcatcaatgtctccgttggtgtccaaggggcgggggtttgtgatgttgctcaactcttctttgtacaggctccagtttgccctggtgaagttgtacctgggtgtttgctggtgggtttccatctcgtcgccaacagtaatggtaactgggttgtggtctgaggtcagttccgccagggtttccaactggacagaatgtttcacgttcttcagtaagacaatgtccaggacatccggtgtgtggcttgcagtgcctgggtagtgggtgggttctgtagggccagccactacaaagtcactctcctttgagtaagcaagaagagcttgtcctctggagtttgctgtccttgagttccagcaccggtgtttggcatttaggtctcccccgatgatggttgggacagtggagtccagcagagcttccaagtctcccaaatgtagcttcaccttaggggggcagtaggtggcaattagtcgcagtggtcctgttgcagtctttacctgtactccagtggcttcaatactccggaggggtggtagtgcaatctcattatggctgacccgtgtgttaacaatcacagccgtcccaccacctctggctcctgttgcccggtcggtacggtataccctgtggttcgccaggcttagtttttggtttccttgaaggtgggtctccgagagcagagctgcgcatacattcctcgattccatcaggtgaaggagttcatctgtcttcttgctgataccatttgcattccacatcacgatgacagaactgcgtttagatgttgctgccatggtggttagtttctgtgctccggagaagggccgggatgagattcgctatcattgtcacaatggggtgaatatccattctcgcaatagcgctcgctattttaaggatgatctctagccagtttgttgggcttgcggttccgcctgcggggtccgggttggccgcctcaacggggttggtggatggtgtcctgagagtttccgcgtaggtctgtccgtctgggttttgcatcctctgggtggatgccgtgccttggtctgggatcaggtgttctgtggtcctctgtctctccggcgccaggcggggaagctggtattgagtagtgggtgtcttccttggtgcctgctccatcaggtggggtgtccgcttttcccgttcctcttgctttgcttttgtgaggtacgggcaaccacggtagcttgccgggtgtgggcctttgcagtttgcacatgtcgccggctccttcttcctatctcgtgggcattccttggagttgtggttctctccacaacacacacagcgtggCTTCTGGTGGCAGAATGCAGAGGTATGCCCGAGCCGTTGGCAGTTGAAACACATGGTTGGGCCTTTTCTGCCCTTTGGCGCTTCTGTGGTTACCACACAGCAACAGAGCTTGGTAATCTTGGTAAGATCTGCAGGCTGGCTCTCCGGGGTTTCTGCCAGTGTGACAATAAACAAAGGGAACTTCTTGGTCTTGTCCACCGGGGATGTCAATTGGGCTACGCTCTTGACTGGAAGTCCATGTTCCGCGAGGTCGTGGGAAATCTCCCCCACGGAGGCGTTTGCTGGTAAGCCGCGAATTACAAATTTCTGGGGCTTTAGGCGCGTCAGTGGGAAGGTGTAGTATTCTATGCCCTGCTTTGCAAAGCAGTCCGTTAAGCTCCGGTAGTCGTCCACAGTTGTGGTAGTGATCTTTGCGTGGTTCGCCCGTGGTTTAACTACAAACGGGGAAGTGCAGTGCTCGGTGAGGATGTCGACAAGGTCCTTGTGGGTCTTCATATTCCTAACCATTACCGGTGGTATGCGAATCTTTTTGGGTGGGAGTGCAGTCTCTTCATCGTTGCACCTGGGCCCTGAGCAGTCATCGGCATTAGCAAGTGGCTCGAAGCGGTTTGATGTTTTGATGCCTTGGTCTTCCTTGTGCTTCTGCATCTTTGTCTTTGCTACCGATGAaggggaagaaccattggagctatcagagtttgctcgccctctcttcttcactaaagtgtagtccatgtcttctgcagcatcatgtattgcagtctccataggtggcacatttgcctctgccataataaggcgcagaccagagccacgcacccgcacggcggcgggcacacggcacaaatcagagccacacgcacggcggcgagcacactgcacaaatcagagccacgcacacggcggcgagcacacggcacaagtcagagccacgcacccgcacggcggcgagcacacagcccaaatcagagccacgcacccgcacggcggcgggcacacggcccaaatcagagccacacacacgcacggcgGTGAGCACACGGCCCAAAGCACGCAACGCAGGGAGAAAAAGCACacggcgcaggggggggcacagcaccaagttcagggggggcacagcacagagcgcagggggggcacagcagagcgcagggggggcacagcacagagcgcagggggggcacagcacagagcgcagggggggcacagcacagagcgcagggggggcacagcacagagcgcagggggggcacagcagagcgcagggggggcacagcacagagcgcaggggggagcagagagcacaggggggcacagcacagagcgcaggggggcacagcacagagcgcaggggggcacagcacagagcgcaggagggcacagcacagagcgcaggggggcacagcacagagcgcgggggggcacaacacagagcgcaggggggcgcaacacagagcgcaggggggcgcagcacagagcacaggggggggcactgagcactggggggggcacagagcacggggggggggcacagagcacaggggggggcactgcactaaacaggggggggcacagcactaggcaggggggggggggggcaaggccgggGGTCACAGCAAGTCACAGCTCTGGGCTCAGTACTGCACACAGAACTCAGcatacagtgcaataaagctaTAAAGCAAAGCGATGGGCAATGACCCACGTGGCAGCGGTTTCTCTCCAAACGGGCCAGTCAATACATCCCCGACTGAAACTCCGGAAAGTGGTGTCGGCGGCGGGCGCTGTGATTGGAAGTGACCCACTCGAGGAGTCATCAGCCTCTCCGGTCAGTTCAATCAATCTGAATCCCTCCAATCCAAAAGGTGTATCAATCCCAActcattatataaataacaaacccCGCCCCCTGTGCCCTTATTTATACCTTTATGGTGCATCGTAACTCCTCTGTCATTGGTCAGTCTTCAAATCAGCCAATCAGTTCCAGAATCCTGTAACTACCAATCATCTTAGTTGAAATGAATCTGATGAGGTCATAAAGAGTCACATGATAAAGTCAGCCAATGCAAGAACAGAAGACTGCAGCTTCTCATTTGCATAGGAAGCCTATAAATAgagctgctgggggaggagttagaCATTGTCTGTTTGTAGCTGAAGGAGGAAGCATCGCTCAATA
This portion of the Ascaphus truei isolate aAscTru1 unplaced genomic scaffold, aAscTru1.hap1 HAP1_SCAFFOLD_401, whole genome shotgun sequence genome encodes:
- the LOC142483948 gene encoding histone H2A type 2-B-like — encoded protein: MSGRGKQSGKARAKAKTRSSRAGLQFPVGRVHRLLRKGNYAQRVGAGAPVYLAAVLKYLTAEILELAGNAARDNKKSRIIPRHLQLAVRNDEELNRLLGGVTIAQGGVLPNIQAVLLPKKTESHKPAKSK